Genomic segment of Pagrus major chromosome 19, Pma_NU_1.0:
GATGCGGGCCTTCAGCGTGGACCGTGAGCTCGGCAGTGCCACCGTCATCTCCTGGAATCACCAGGAGTTTGAGGTTTGTGTTCACTGCTACCTGGATCTTATGGCTCTCACTAAATTAGAACCATAAATATCTGTGATACACGAGAGTTTTAAGCCTGACCGTGATACCTCAGTAAATCCCACAGATAAATACAGGGTTATTTCTGTGCTCTTGTTTGCAGGTGAAATACGAGTGCCTTTCAGATGAGATAAAGATCGGGGATTACTACCTGCGTCTGTTGCTTGAGGAGGATGAAAACGAAGAATCAAACGCCATCAAGAGATCGTAAGACTGCGATACAACAGCCCAACAGACTGCACTGATGCTATAACTCTGCACTGAGTCCAAAGTGAAtgcttttccctctctttcttctcagaTACGAGTTCTTCAACGAACTCTACCATCGCTTTTTGCTTACACCCAAAGTTACGATGAAGTGCCTGTGCCTGCAGGCGCTTGCTATAGTCTATGGGAAGTGCTGTGAGGAGATTGGCCCcttcacagacacaaaatatATTGTGGGCATGCTGGACAGAGTGAGTACAGACTGTCACTGGGAGAGctaatatatatacagtaatggaagtgttttcatgtctttatAATTTATCCTGAAATCCAAAATACTCTTTTGCGTTTACAGTGCACAGACAAACTGGAAAGAGACAGactcatcctcttcctcaacAAACTCATTCTCAACAAGGTAAGCTGTAAAATCAACAGAATTGCCTGTTCATTTAACCTCCTTCTCTAACCCTCTGTCTTGATTTCATCTTCTGCTCTGCAGAAAAACGTGAAGGAGGTGATGGACTCAAATGGAGTACGTATATTGGTGGATCTGCTCACCTTGGCCCATCTGCACACCAGTAGAGCTACTGTGCCCCTGCAGGTGAGTTATATTGCATGAAAAGAAGAGCTCTGTATATCTGCTGATATTGTAATTCTCTATGAGCCACCACTGAGGTTTAATTCAACCTTGACCGTAGTTTGAAGCTTTAATTAATCTCTCTGGAGTGTCAAACAGAGGTCTCGTTATTTTCCACAGAGCAACGTGCTGGAGGCAGCGCcagacatgaagagagagagtgagaaagagtgGTACTTTGGAAACGCAGACAAGGAGAGAAGAGGACCTTTCAGTTTTGAGGAGGTAggttatcattttaaaatgtccaatTTAACAAATTGggttaaatgtaataattttgcCCGGTAAGAACAACTTaacgtaatatattactgaTAAATCTAATAACATCTTTGTTGTTCAGGTCGTGATTGTTATTTTTACTTATGTGAAGTGGTACAAAAGGTCAGGTAATGTAGTTTGATGTTATCTAGAGGAGACATTATTTCATTCTCCCAGTTATTGCGGTGGTTACGTTTACATGCGCAAAATATTATGGTTTTCGCCCTTATTCGGAAAAAGACAATGTTCATATTCCTAATCTGCTTATATGgctaaagaaaagaaatattacTCTAATATTTCCATTTACATGCAGCTGTGCAAACTCAGAATAAAGAACACAACCTCCCTCTTTCATTCTTTCAACCGCCTTCTTGAAAAAGGTTGATGTTGCAATATTTTTTGCATACCCCAAAACCCTACATAATGATTGAAGTAGGGACTCACcaagatgatttttttcaggGCCAGTACCGAATATTGGTAATCAAGAGGACCAATAACCAATATTTGCGATATCTTAGTGTCACTatttagaataaccagtgatagaatgtaactaagtacagtttactcaagtatttgAGTACAATATTGagatactttacttgagtatttccagtttctttaactttatacttctattcTACCTTTATTTGATAacattagttactagttactttgctgattCAGATCATTAAGTGTTGATGGGCTATTACATGTGACTTCTTCTGATTAACATACATATTCTGAATGCGCTGAATACATGTTTAAAGAGTGCTGCTATAACCTGAATAATAGCATATTTTGCATGTATTAATCATAAATTAAAAATCCTAATTCAGAAACAGAATATGCTGTTAACATGACCCGTATCAAAATATGGAAGACTGTCATTTCCGAAAATTAGTGGATAATAAGTTTGCCAATGAATTTaatcagtgttatttttttcatttttgtttgtttcttacagttgctgcagtttattttgtacatttattctTGATTTATACTTTCTTTTGCAGCAACCACCACTTCTTACCACTTGTGTTTTTGCGTTTCCTTCTCCAGATGCAGGAGTTTTGGAGCACAGGCGTCCTGACAGCAAAGACGCGCTGCTGGGCTCAAGGAATGGATGGCTGGCGTCCCCTGCAGGCCATCCCCCAGTTAAAATGGTGCCTCTTGGCCACTGgacaagcagtgatgaacgaGTCCGACCTGGCCACACTAATCCTTAACATGCTCATCACCATGTGCTCCTACTACCCCAGCAGGTGAGTGTAGCAGAAAATACCTCTGTGGTTGTAGGTCCAGAAAATACCTCCATTTATAAcgtatttatttgctttttactCAGGGACCAAGATAATGCCATTATCCGTCCTTTACCCAAGATCAAGAGGATGATCAGTGACAACGCTTGTCTCCCTCACATTGTTCAGGTATTTGCACAAtctaaatctgtattttttggtCTATATTTTCACGTCATATCCAGTTTGCTGATATGCTGACTTAAGTAAATTGACccgttttttctttgtccactccagctgctgttgacctttgaccccatCCTGGTGGAAAAGGTAGCTAACGTGCTGTACCTGGTGATGCAGGACAACCCAAATCTGCAGCGCCTCTATTTAACTGGGGTGTTCTTCTTCATCATGATGTACACTGGCTCCAACGTGCTTCCTGTGGCAaggtgaaaacacacaacaaatggCATATCAACATCCAAACATGCTAAAATTCCCCCccagaaatatttacttttattgtcTTGATGACTGACACCAGACAAGCAACAGACTGACTAGAAACTGACCGACTTCTTCTACATATTAGTAATTATTCCAGCATAGAATTACTTGTGGTAACTTGATTAGCTATAAGAAAAGGGCTTTAGAGTAATGTCAATATATCTTGATAATaacctctctcttttcttttcttgaggTTCCTGAAGTACACACATCTGAAACAAGCCTTCAAATCAGAAGAGgtaaagtggattttttttccccctttacgACAAATTGTGTCTTATCAATtcaacatctttttaaaaaatgaatctgTTGTGCCTTCTCCCCAGTCTAAGGGTCAGGATATAGTGCAGCGCAGCGTTCTGGGTCCAGTGCTGCCTGAGGCCATGGTGTGTTACCTGGAGAACTACGAGGCAGAGCGCATCTCAGAGATATTCCTTGGAGAATTTGACACGCCTGAGGCCATTTGGAGCAGCGAGATGAGGTAGATATTAGCATGTCTAATTAGTGTGAAAGCCATTTGTTTTATAGAAATTTCAATAGATTATGTttacactttcactttcaggcGGATGATGATCGAGAAGATAGCTGCTCATGTAGCTGACTTCAGCCCCAGACTGCAGAGCAACACGCGGGCCCTCTACCAGTACTGCCCCATCCCCGTGATCAGCTTCCCTCAGCTGGACAACGAGCTCTTCTGCAACATCTACTACCTCAGACATCTGTGCGACACCACCCGCTTCCCCAACTGGCCCATACGAGAACCTgtatgtttcttgtttttttccccttgtagCTCCTTATCAGTGTCCTATTTTCTAGGAAaggcttcttttcttttaacactTTCTTAATTAGTTTTTCAAGAAACCTAACCAACAATATGACTGTATCTTCTTTTAATATTTACCCACCATCATCCCTGCAGGTGAAGCTGCTAAAAGATACTCTTGAAGCCTGgaagagagaggtggagaaaaaGCCTCCTTCCATGTCTGTAGATGACGCCTACGAAGTCCTCAACCTCCCCCTAGGACAGGGGCAGTAAGTGGCTTTTGAGTTATTATTTGTCTGAGTGGTAGCAATAAACTTGGAGTATGTGTAAGTGGATGGGATTAAATGTTGGGTAATGTGGAATTGGACAGTAGGACTCAAGAAATGTTGGCATGTTTCTCTTCAGGCACGAGGAAAGTAAAATCAGGAAGGCTTATTTCAGACTGGCACAGAAGTACCATCCTGACAAGAACCCTGAAGGCAGGGTAGGTATTACGATCATTAGTGTCGTGATATGTGCGTAAGAGCTTTAAGCATAACTTAATCCACGGATTTAATTTCAACTTTTCTATCTATCTTTCAGGACATGTTTGAGAAAGTCAACAAAGCCTACGAGTTCCTTTGTACAAAGTCTGCACGAATCCTTGATGGCCCCGACCCAGAAaacatcatcctcatcctcaaaACTCAGAGCATCCTCTTCAACCGACACAAACAAGGTACGTAGATAGAACCCATTTCTGctattcttcttccttccttttgtATTTCATCCATTTAGTAAGAAACCAGTTGAGGCTCATAGTGctgaatgattttaaaaaaagtcaaatgaacTAACTAACCTTTAACTAATATGGTTTTCTTTGTCTACAAACAGAACTGGAACCTTACAAATACGCCGGTTACCCAATGCTCATCAAAACGATCACAATGGAAACGGAGGATGATCAGCTCTTCTCCAagacctctcctctccttccgGCTGCCGTTGAACTTGCCTTCCACACTGTCAACTGCTCGGCTCTGAATGCAGAGGAGCTGCGCCGCGACAACGGCattgaggtaaaaaaaaaaccttcgcAAAACCTTAAATCTCAACCAGTCTACATGAAAGATTACAGCCATCCGTCTACATGTGGATGTGGAGAACTGTGAttgaataaatgattaattgttgtgttttgatcagGTGTTGCTGGAGGCTCTTTCTCggtgtgttgctgtgttaaCTGCGTCCAGCAAGCCTGAAGACATGGCTGTACAGGTAAGAATCTTTATTCACCTCAACTTTCTCTCCAGAAATGAGTACTTTAATGCTTGTAGTGATTTCTTAAACACTTTCTCAACACTTTAATGTGCTACAGGTGTGCGGGCACATCTGTAAGTGCTACAGTGTCGCAGCCCAGTTTGAGGAATGCAGAGAAAAGATCATTGAACTGCCAAACATCATCAGGGACCTCTGTCACATCTTGTTCTATGGAAAGGTAAGAAACTGCACCTACTCTTTTTTACCTTATTCTTCTGAGTTTTCTGTCTGTAATCGCAAAGAAATAAATCTTTActattttttcagcattttagaGTCTGAAGTATATTTCCTCTTTTGGCGGATTTCgacaaaatgttaatttaaatgttaattctCACTTCTCATCCTCACCTCTCCTCAGGGTCTCCCAAAAACCGCCGCCCTGGCAGTCCAGTGCGTGAGCTCCTTCGCAGTGGATTTCTTCCTACAGACCCATCTATACCATGCTGGTGTGCTTTGGCACCTGCTGGTACACCTCTTCAACTACGACTACACCCTGGAGGAGAGCGGCGTTCAGGCCAGCCAGGAAACAAACCAACAGGAGGTCGCAAACAACCTGGCCAAGCTCAGTCTGGTAGCTCTCAGCCGTCTGGGAGGCTACGCCCAGGCACCACACACACCGGACGGGAACAATCCCGTTTCAGAGACCAACGGCATTGAGGGAACACCTCCTGAGAACCCCACCATCCGCAAGAGCTTAGCAGCCATGCTGACACCGTACATCTCGAGGAAGCTGGGAACAGGAACTCCTGCTGAGGTTTGTTGTAAAAGTAGACACAAAGCATATACATCAATAAATCCCAACAGCAAGCTGAGCTCCACATGTCCTGCTGTTCTTTCAGGTCCTGAAGCTGCTGAATAGTAACTCAGAGAACCCGTACTTGATCTGGAACAATGGAACAAGAGCCGAGCTGCTGGAGTTCCTGGAGGGTCAGCAGGAAGGAAACATAAAGAGGGTAGGattattatgtatatattttttttcttttccaacctttatttgttacattttcttaCAAACAATACATAACAAGTGGTGTGTGGAGACAGGTCAACCCATGTGTGGGATTGATCTAAGTAGCTGTTGATGTTTATATTATAGAAATGGTCGTCTATGCAATTGTTTATATATGAAAATGCCATATATTGATATTAGTATATAGAAATGATTGATGAACTATCAAGTATTAATGCATCTTCTCTGTGATCTCTTTTCAGGGAGAAAATGATAAAAGCTTTGGTGCAGAGTTTGTGTTCATTGATCACAGCAAAGAGCTGATAGTTGGAGAGATCTTTGTGCGGGTCTACAATGAGCAACCGACCTTTCCTCTTGAGGTGAGTACAAGAACTAGATTACATCAAGTGTACAGCAAGCTTTTTTACTGTTCGCCTTTGGCATCAGTCTTCTGTTTGCCAAAAGGTTTTTATATGGAATAAAGCACTCAAGCATAAATTAGGTCAGAACTCCATTCTCAAACAGCAATATTTATTATAGCTGTGATTATTGGCGGCAGCattgactgaaaacacacattttccttGTAGTATTTTGTTAATCATTTAATAGGGCTGCAAGCagtcgattaatctgtcaattgTGTTCAATCAGATCAGATCAATCGATTAGTTGTCTGGTTTattaaaatggtgaaaaatgttgatcagtgtttctcaaagtcatagatgacatcctcaaatatctgttttttccacaacctaaagataatcagtttactgtcgtagaggagtaaagaaaccaggaaatgtttgtAATTAATTATCATAATAGTCCGCTATTAATGTGTTAGTTTACAACTTATTGATTATTCGTTGTTGCTCTATTATCAGTataaaatacacttaaaatCCTTTGTAATGctataatgtgttttatcaCCTCTGTTTTAGTACCCCAAAGCATTTGCAGCCAGTCTGCTAGACTATGTTGGCTCCCAGGCCCAATACCTCCACACTCTGCTGGCCATGAGTCAGAGCAACAAGGTGGAGTCCCAGCAGCACGCTGAGAGGCTCCGCTTCGCTGAAATGGCTTTAGAGGCTCTACGCAACGTCATCAAGAACAACCCTGGTGAGACATGAAACTTCCTCCAGCTTTTTATTTAGACGTCTAAATTGCTGAGCTTCTTTTCAAAGCACCTCTCTTTGCGTCATTTCAGGTTCGGAGTCAGAGTGCATCGGACATTTCAAACTGCTCTTCTCTTTGTTGCGGGTTCATGGAGCTGGCAGAGTACAGCAGCTGGTGTTGGAGGTAGAGCTTCTTGGTCCTAATATctaattgttgttgtttccagtATGTCCGTTCCtgcattttagtcattttggtTTCATCTACAGGTTGTGAATACGGTGACATCAAACCAAGAATGTGTTGGCAACATTGCAGAGTCGCTGGTGTTGTCCAAccttctgctgcttctgcaCTCGCTCCCCTCCAGTAAGAAGAAAACAAGTCGCTGGTTCACTTTGTTGCCTTTGCTGTAGTTATTGCAGTGTTGTATCTTTGaactaaaacatattttttgtatcatttaGGTCGGCAAATTGTTTTGGAAACCCTGTATGCACTCACTTCTAACACAAAGATAGTCAAAGAGGCTATGGCCAAAGGTCAGTCtaactctgtttttgtttttttctggataTTTTCTTCCATATTTATAGAAATTCTTAGATGCtcatatttatttctttgttccCCAGGCGCTCTGATCTACTTGCTCGACCTCTTCTGTAACTGCACACATCCCCAGGTCCGCACACAGACTGCAGAGCTCTTCTCCAAGATGACCTCAGACAAGCTGGTTGGGCCAAAGGTCCGTCTAGAAGGATAAAAAGCAAAATAACTCCTGTCTTTGTGCACTCACATCACACTTCCTCATCTccttcatcattttctttgccAGGTGCGTCTAACGCTGATGCGTTTCCTCCCTGGGGTGTTCATGGACGCCATGCGAGACAACGCCGAAGCAGCAGT
This window contains:
- the LOC141014215 gene encoding dnaJ homolog subfamily C member 13 isoform X2 produces the protein MNVVKENKDLACFYTTKHSWRGKYKRVFSVGTHGITTYNPTTLEVTNQWPYGDICGIGPVGKGQGTEFNLTFRKGSGKKSETLKFSTEHRTELLTEALRFRTEFSEGKITGRRYNCYKHHWSDTRKAVSLEVTPGGIDQIDPHTNRVVCSYDYRNVEGFVEVSDYQGGFCILYGGFSRLHLFASEHRDDIIRSAIEHAGNFIGITLRLRKDALTFEDFVTDRLGKYSSDESITSLAEFVVQKITPRHPEPVKRILALTETCLVERDPASYNIVTIKPFGEVFALICDVDNPQVFTVEFIRGQIRKFSSTERDSLLASLLDGVRASGNRDVCVKMAPTQRGQRWGLLSMPVDEEVESLHLKFLAAPPNGNFADAVFRFNANISYSGVLHAVTQDGLFSENKEKLINNAILALLSQEAELPALNAELESHFQAIRRLVASKAGFQAFTQLPKFREKLGVKTVKALKRNNNGVTHAAVDMLCALMCPMHDDYDLRQEQLNKASLLSSKKFLENLLEKFITNVDHGTGALVISSLLDFLTFALCAPYSETTEGQQFDMLLEMVASNGRTLFKLFQHPSMAIVKGAGLVMKAIIEEGDKEIATKMQELALSEGALPRHLHTSLFTISSDQRMLTNRQLSRHLVGLWTAENPVAMNLLKRILPTGLLAYLDSPDAVPEKDVDRMHIRDNLKIATDQLNRNKVPEWQRIAGKAAKEVEKFAKEKADIVLMHWRDKMGIAQKEQDRNNLNPNQKPVILRKRRQRIKIEVNWELFYYRFQLDHARSNLIWNLKTREELRDALEGEMRAFSVDRELGSATVISWNHQEFEVKYECLSDEIKIGDYYLRLLLEEDENEESNAIKRSYEFFNELYHRFLLTPKVTMKCLCLQALAIVYGKCCEEIGPFTDTKYIVGMLDRCTDKLERDRLILFLNKLILNKKNVKEVMDSNGVRILVDLLTLAHLHTSRATVPLQSNVLEAAPDMKRESEKEWYFGNADKERRGPFSFEEMQEFWSTGVLTAKTRCWAQGMDGWRPLQAIPQLKWCLLATGQAVMNESDLATLILNMLITMCSYYPSRDQDNAIIRPLPKIKRMISDNACLPHIVQLLLTFDPILVEKVANVLYLVMQDNPNLQRLYLTGVFFFIMMYTGSNVLPVARFLKYTHLKQAFKSEESKGQDIVQRSVLGPVLPEAMVCYLENYEAERISEIFLGEFDTPEAIWSSEMRRMMIEKIAAHVADFSPRLQSNTRALYQYCPIPVISFPQLDNELFCNIYYLRHLCDTTRFPNWPIREPVKLLKDTLEAWKREVEKKPPSMSVDDAYEVLNLPLGQGQHEESKIRKAYFRLAQKYHPDKNPEGRDMFEKVNKAYEFLCTKSARILDGPDPENIILILKTQSILFNRHKQELEPYKYAGYPMLIKTITMETEDDQLFSKTSPLLPAAVELAFHTVNCSALNAEELRRDNGIEVLLEALSRCVAVLTASSKPEDMAVQVCGHICKCYSVAAQFEECREKIIELPNIIRDLCHILFYGKGLPKTAALAVQCVSSFAVDFFLQTHLYHAGVLWHLLVHLFNYDYTLEESGVQASQETNQQEVANNLAKLSLVALSRLGGYAQAPHTPDGNNPVSETNGIEGTPPENPTIRKSLAAMLTPYISRKLGTGTPAEVLKLLNSNSENPYLIWNNGTRAELLEFLEGQQEGNIKRGENDKSFGAEFVFIDHSKELIVGEIFVRVYNEQPTFPLEYPKAFAASLLDYVGSQAQYLHTLLAMSQSNKVESQQHAERLRFAEMALEALRNVIKNNPGSESECIGHFKLLFSLLRVHGAGRVQQLVLEVVNTVTSNQECVGNIAESLVLSNLLLLLHSLPSSRQIVLETLYALTSNTKIVKEAMAKGALIYLLDLFCNCTHPQVRTQTAELFSKMTSDKLVGPKVRLTLMRFLPGVFMDAMRDNAEAAVHIFEGTHENPELIWNDNSREKVSTTVREMMLEHFKQQKDNPDVNWKMPDDFTVAYGAGQGEVEVGGVFLRIFIAQPGWVLRKPREFLVSLLETMTELLEKNNPNGEALETVTTAAVCLFSTQSQLADQVPPLGHLPRILAALNHKNNAVPKCSIRLIHVLSDNELCVRSMASLETIGPLMTGMKSRADMAGLACEALNRMFQKEQTELVAQALRVELVPYLLKLLEGIGLETLDNPSATKAQIVKALKSMTRSLQFGEQVNEILAKSSVWSAFKDQKHDLFISESQTAGYLTGPGVAGYLTAGSGTTVMPSVPPPVDNDIGDQG
- the LOC141014215 gene encoding dnaJ homolog subfamily C member 13 isoform X1, translating into MNVVKENKDLACFYTTKHSWRGKYKRVFSVGTHGITTYNPTTLEVTNQWPYGDICGIGPVGKGQGTEFNLTFRKGSGKKSETLKFSTEHRTELLTEALRFRTEFSEGKITGRRYNCYKHHWSDTRKAVSLEVTPGGIDQIDPHTNRVVCSYDYRNVEGFVEVSDYQGGFCILYGGFSRLHLFASEHRDDIIRSAIEHAGNFIGITLRLRKDALTFEDFVTDRLGKYSSDESITSLAEFVVQKITPRHPEPVKRILALTETCLVERDPASYNIVTIKPFGEVFALICDVDNPQVFTVEFIRGQIRKFSSTERDSLLASLLDGVRASGNRDVCVKMAPTQRGQRWGLLSMPVDEEVESLHLKFLAAPPNGNFADAVFRFNANISYSGVLHAVTQDGLFSENKEKLINNAILALLSQEAELPALNAELESHFQAIRRLVASKAGFQAFTQLPKSGQGSGVTDATFREKLGVKTVKALKRNNNGVTHAAVDMLCALMCPMHDDYDLRQEQLNKASLLSSKKFLENLLEKFITNVDHGTGALVISSLLDFLTFALCAPYSETTEGQQFDMLLEMVASNGRTLFKLFQHPSMAIVKGAGLVMKAIIEEGDKEIATKMQELALSEGALPRHLHTSLFTISSDQRMLTNRQLSRHLVGLWTAENPVAMNLLKRILPTGLLAYLDSPDAVPEKDVDRMHIRDNLKIATDQLNRNKVPEWQRIAGKAAKEVEKFAKEKADIVLMHWRDKMGIAQKEQDRNNLNPNQKPVILRKRRQRIKIEVNWELFYYRFQLDHARSNLIWNLKTREELRDALEGEMRAFSVDRELGSATVISWNHQEFEVKYECLSDEIKIGDYYLRLLLEEDENEESNAIKRSYEFFNELYHRFLLTPKVTMKCLCLQALAIVYGKCCEEIGPFTDTKYIVGMLDRCTDKLERDRLILFLNKLILNKKNVKEVMDSNGVRILVDLLTLAHLHTSRATVPLQSNVLEAAPDMKRESEKEWYFGNADKERRGPFSFEEMQEFWSTGVLTAKTRCWAQGMDGWRPLQAIPQLKWCLLATGQAVMNESDLATLILNMLITMCSYYPSRDQDNAIIRPLPKIKRMISDNACLPHIVQLLLTFDPILVEKVANVLYLVMQDNPNLQRLYLTGVFFFIMMYTGSNVLPVARFLKYTHLKQAFKSEESKGQDIVQRSVLGPVLPEAMVCYLENYEAERISEIFLGEFDTPEAIWSSEMRRMMIEKIAAHVADFSPRLQSNTRALYQYCPIPVISFPQLDNELFCNIYYLRHLCDTTRFPNWPIREPVKLLKDTLEAWKREVEKKPPSMSVDDAYEVLNLPLGQGQHEESKIRKAYFRLAQKYHPDKNPEGRDMFEKVNKAYEFLCTKSARILDGPDPENIILILKTQSILFNRHKQELEPYKYAGYPMLIKTITMETEDDQLFSKTSPLLPAAVELAFHTVNCSALNAEELRRDNGIEVLLEALSRCVAVLTASSKPEDMAVQVCGHICKCYSVAAQFEECREKIIELPNIIRDLCHILFYGKGLPKTAALAVQCVSSFAVDFFLQTHLYHAGVLWHLLVHLFNYDYTLEESGVQASQETNQQEVANNLAKLSLVALSRLGGYAQAPHTPDGNNPVSETNGIEGTPPENPTIRKSLAAMLTPYISRKLGTGTPAEVLKLLNSNSENPYLIWNNGTRAELLEFLEGQQEGNIKRGENDKSFGAEFVFIDHSKELIVGEIFVRVYNEQPTFPLEYPKAFAASLLDYVGSQAQYLHTLLAMSQSNKVESQQHAERLRFAEMALEALRNVIKNNPGSESECIGHFKLLFSLLRVHGAGRVQQLVLEVVNTVTSNQECVGNIAESLVLSNLLLLLHSLPSSRQIVLETLYALTSNTKIVKEAMAKGALIYLLDLFCNCTHPQVRTQTAELFSKMTSDKLVGPKVRLTLMRFLPGVFMDAMRDNAEAAVHIFEGTHENPELIWNDNSREKVSTTVREMMLEHFKQQKDNPDVNWKMPDDFTVAYGAGQGEVEVGGVFLRIFIAQPGWVLRKPREFLVSLLETMTELLEKNNPNGEALETVTTAAVCLFSTQSQLADQVPPLGHLPRILAALNHKNNAVPKCSIRLIHVLSDNELCVRSMASLETIGPLMTGMKSRADMAGLACEALNRMFQKEQTELVAQALRVELVPYLLKLLEGIGLETLDNPSATKAQIVKALKSMTRSLQFGEQVNEILAKSSVWSAFKDQKHDLFISESQTAGYLTGPGVAGYLTAGSGTTVMPSVPPPVDNDIGDQG